The following coding sequences are from one Syngnathus acus chromosome 14, fSynAcu1.2, whole genome shotgun sequence window:
- the LOC119133825 gene encoding potassium channel subfamily K member 4 isoform X1 — translation MDFKRKCVEPELKMSPPTECDVDGLPSGYGSRESILRPGEKKDWKRRRRGRKNSHSSWDPGHNNTEPCREKAAPTFEVSGSAAMRCSTLLAILTGVLLYLVLGAVVFRALETPLEEGKHKKLQGTCQEFLMNFTCVGPDNLQAFIEGVAEAISAGVDPSSNATFVSQWNLASAFFFSGTIVTTIGFGNISPKTEGGQLFCIFYALVGIPFFGILLAGVGDHLGTGLRKTVAKIEKLFLKWRISQTIVRVISAILSILLGCLLFVAVPILVFQRVEGWTLLESAYFVVITLTTVGFGDYVAGDSGLEGSDHWYKPLVWFWILLGLAYFASILSMIGNWLRVLSKKTRAEMEELRAHATDWTQNIQNMDFRISGKIDDPFRRRRRRRRHRARRHGQGTSAPGAPEGEVQNESETDSESYSSYTSSNESESGSESESTQTEPVDNEKQDPLFSQPLDYFGENLAFIDESSDAQSGNLHLDTQLDSKSPHLKRGHTHKRRRHRRPEPRRSPKNDGNKPSGLDVKEHNGTTQPVPSIPLKPQV, via the exons TGTCGCCTCCAACAGAGTGTGATGTAGATGGGCTCCCCAGTGGTTACGGATCCAGGGAATCCATCCTTAGGCCAGGggaaaagaaagactggaAAAGAAGAAGGCGTGGTCGCAAGAACAG CCACAGCAGCTGGGATCCAGGTCATAACAACACAGAGCCTTGCAGAGAAAAAGCTGCGCCCACGTTTGAAGTGAGCGGAAGTGCAGCCATGCGCTGCTCCACCCTGCTTGCCATCCTCACAGGGGTGCTACTCTACTTGGTGCTGGGCGCCGTGGTGTTCAGGGCTTTGGAGACGCCGCTAGAAGAAGGCAAGCATAAGAAGCTGCAGGGGACATGTCAAGAATTCCTGATGAACTTTACCTGTGTTGGACCTGATAACCTGCAAGCTTTCATCGAG GGGGTGGCAGAGGCCATCAGTGCAGGCGTGGATCCGAGTAGTAACGCCACCTTTGTCAGCCAATGGAATTTAGCcagtgccttttttttctctgggaCAATCGTCACGACTATTG GTTTTGGAAACATCTCACCCAAGACAGAAGGTGGTCaactgttttgtattttctacGCCTTGGTTGGAATTCCATTCTTTGGCATCCTTCTCGCTGGGGTCGGAGACCATCTTGGGACCGGGTTGAGGAAAACAGTTGCCAAAATAGAGAAACTCTTCCTG AAATGGCGCATCAGTCAAACCATCGTCCGAGTGATTTCTGCCATCTTGTCCATCCTGCTTGGCTGCCTGCTGTTTGTTGCAGTGCCAATTTTGGTTTTCCAAAGGGTGGAGGGTTGGACCCTGCTGGAATCGGCGTACTTTGTCGTCATCACCTTGACAACGGTGGGATTTGGGGACTATGTGGCAG GGGATTCTGGGCTTGAAGGCAGTGACCACTGGTACAAGCCTTTGGTGTGGTTCTGGATCTTGCTGGGTCTTGCCTACTTTGCATCCATTCTGTCAATGATAGGAAACTGGCTTCGAGTTCTCTCAAAGAAAACCAGAGCTGAG ATGGAGGAACTGCGGGCCCATGCCACTGACTGGACACAAAACATCCAGAATATGGATTTTCGAATCTCGGGCAAAATTGATGACCCCTTCAGACGGCGCCGGAGAAGGCGGCGCCATCGTGCTCGCCGCCACGGTCAAGGAACTTCAGCTCCCGGGGCTCCTGAGGGAGAAGTTCAGAATGAGAGTGAAACGGATTCAGAATCTTACTCCTCTTATACATCCTCCAATGAGTCCGAGTCTGGATCTGAATCGGAAAGCACTCAAACCGAGCCTGTGGACAACGAAAAGCAGGACCCGCTCTTTTCTCAGCCTCTTGACTATTTTGGGGAGAACCTAGCATTCATTGACGAGTCATCTGATGCTCAGAGCGGCAATTTACATTTAGATACTCAATTGGATTCAAAATCACCTCATCTTAAACGTGGCCATACACACAAAAGGAGGCGCCACAGGAGGCCTGAGCCACGGAGAAGCCCCAAAAATGATGGAAACAAACCATCCGGTCTTGACGTGAAGGAGCACAATGGAACCACACAGCCGGTTCCAAGTATACCACTGAAGCCTCAAGTATAA
- the si:dkey-175m17.7 gene encoding uncharacterized protein si:dkey-175m17.7, with translation MPPLPLDERIVVIQRPKNITLCEASPQAIPHHSSQISTSSNAQITRAPRPHFYSPTCKPLTLECKRRPARGQKTPGDHSLAPPPGCRNVPSHCHSNGTVTLSPRLPSHTHSIDIRLTLDKGGRAGISNSLGHSASGKGTRAKCVPSHSDPIERRTGGAERSGGGEHKSLQSRHSQVSSSAVLQFVPAQSQQYNLRDVKEKEKPLFLKRPDSEFPLLDPKSSKLGTVHHSLPYQHNSVPVPHAAVLNSSHPSSSPHQPFQSHPSRHRDHRPHILLGLPLSPGTSHTGGFPSPDHSCTIDCTHPFGCGCWRLVRCRGAKGHGSSCQGGGGSSSTSFSGVHNVGVVKKGGKEMGLRNLGGCLSTASTSNTSSTNSTVSEHRSSLFKPLRCASCSSEAGNFESPAILRKKMVGGCLPCTPISSSAPLRAIQSCVTGCNPKTSHTGSSTCSYCSSDPIVVTFNPRRGKPPGRSIGAPHAANMFQANDDDYSVRTIWPEELARKMTHSTAQGNHCAGIGIGVGKTTPRQIQNERAGLVRLDCENLQEYAHSHLTDHAGRRRLQQDKMAALDFMACRSGQGYDEHGSSIRRLLNKADDVGMAGTLEHNRDTPYPCSPSPRSPSPPSPVSFSPPPSAPSTLIKPKPWQRDGGHSLPSAQSLHLALNSLNREQNEEKSRMHLSLPLSSSLPASLSDESAMTPDAENAAISAILPFLFLGNERDAQDLDLLLHLNIGYVVNVTTHLPLYHLKSGLHYKRLPATDNSKQNLRQYFEEVFEFIEEAYQSGQGVLVHCQAGVSRSATIVIAYLMKHTLMTMTDAYKYVRSRRPVVSPNLNFMGQLLEFERDLNSGVTPRILMPKLDGVETQV, from the exons atgcctcctcttcctctcgaCGAGCGCATAGTGGTCATCCAGCGGCCGAAAAACATAACCTTGTGTGAGGCTTCCCCTCAAGCCATCCCACATCACTCGTCTCAGATCTCCACCTCTTCCAACGCGCAAATCACCCGTGCTCCCCGCCCTCACTTCTACTCGCCCACCTGTAAACCTCTGACTTTGGAATGCAAACGCAGACCTGCCCGTGGACAGAAAACCCCGGGCGATCATTCTCTTGCGCCGCCGCCGGGTTGCAGAAACGTCCCGAGCCACTGCCACAGCAATGGAACCGTAACTCTCAGCCCGCGACTGCCGTCCCACACGCATAGCATTGATATCAGATTGACTCTGGACAAAGGCGGGAGAGCAGGAATCAGCAACTCCCTTGGCCATAGCGCAAGCGGCAAGGGTACACGGGCAAAATGCGTCCCTTCACATTCAGATCCGATTGAGAGAAGAACTGGCGGCGCTGAACGGTCAGGTGGAGGTGAACACAAATCACTGCAAAGTCGACACAGTCAAGTGTCGTCATCCGCCGTCCTGCAGTTTGTCCCTGCGCAGTCGCAGCAGTACAACCTCAGGGAtgtgaaagagaaagaaaagccaCTTTTTCTCAAAAGACCTGACTCAGAATTCCCCTTGCTGGATCCCAAGAGTTCCAAGCTGGGTACCGTGCATCATAGTCTTCCCTACCAACACAATTCCGTCCCTGTTCCCCATGCGGCCGTCCTAAACTCCAGCCATCCCTCGTCCTCTCCCCATCAACCCTTCCAGTCTCACCCATCCCGCCACAGAGATCACCGTCCTCATATTCTCCTTGGTCTACCCTTGTCCCCGGGCACGTCCCACACAGGCGGCTTCCCTAGTCCCGACCACAGCTGCACCATTGACTGCACCCACCCCTTCGGATGCGGTTGCTGGCGGTTGGTACGATGCAGAGGGGCTAAAGGACATGGCTCCAGTTGCCAAGGAGGTGGCGGTAGCTCGTCCACCTCCTTTTCTGGCGTTCATAATGTCGGCGTGGTAAAAAAAGGAGGCAAAGAAATGGGTCTGAGGAATTTGGGAGGATGTCTCTCCACCGCCTCCACCTCAAACACATCCTCAACCAACAGCACTGTGTCTGAACACCGATCAAGCCTGTTCAAACCTCTCCGCTGTGCCTCTTGCTCCAGTGAGGCCGGGAACTTTGAGAGCCCCGCTATTCTTCGCAAGAAAATGGTTGGGGGGTGCCTGCCTTGTACCCCGATATCCTCTTCTGCCCCTCTTCGGGCAATACAAAGCTGTGTCACGGGTTGCAATCCCAAAACCTCCCACACAGGTAGCTCCACCTGCAGCTATTGTAGCAGCGACCCCATCGTGGTAACGTTCAACCCTCGCAGAGGTAAACCTCCAGGGAGAAGCATCGGAGCACCTCATGCGGCGAATATGTTCCAAGCCAACGATGATGACTACAGCGTACGAACGATCTGGCCTGAAGAACTGGCGAGAAAGATGACCCATTCGACAGCCCAAGGGAATCACTGTGCCGGAATTGGAATAGGAGTTGGAAAGACAACTCCCAGGCAGATCCAAAATGAAAGAGCTGGCCTCGTCCGCCTGGACTGCGAAAACCTCCAGGAGTACGCTCACTCTCATCTTACGGACCACGCTGGCCGGCGGCGACTACAGCAGGACAAGATGGCCGCCCTGGATTTTATGGCTTGCAGGTCGGGACAGGGATACGACGAACACGGGAGCTCCATCAGGAGGCTTCTTAACAAAGCGGACGACGTGGGAATGGCGGGCACTCTTGAGCACAATCGAGACACACCGTATCCTTGCTCACCTTCACCGCGTTCCCCTTCTCCGCCATCGCCCGTTTCCTTTTCGCCTCCACCGTCCGCTCCCAGCACACTCATCAAACCCAAACCCTGGCAGAGAGACGGGGGACATTCTCTACCATCCGCCCAGTCCCTTCACTTGGCTCTCAACTCACTCAACAGAGAGCAAAATGAGGAGAAAAGCAGAA TGCACCTTTCGCTGCCACTCTCCTCGTCGCTGCCTGCCTCCCTGTCTGACGAGTCCGCAATGACTCCCGATGCGGAGAACGCTGCGATTAGTGCCATCCTGCCCTTCTTGTTTCTTGGAAACGAAAGGGATGCTCAAGACCTGGATCTGCTCTTGCACCTCAACATCGGCTATGTGGTCAATGTGACGACGCACCTTCCCCTCTACCACCTCAAATCAGGACTGCACTACAAAAGGCTGCCGGCCACAGACAACAGTAAACAAAACCTTCGACAATACTTTGAGGAGGTTTTTGAATTCATTG AGGAAGCATATCAGAGTGGGCAAGGTGTGCTGGTGCACTGCCAGGCAGGTGTATCCCGTTCGGCAACCATCGTCATCGCCTACCTAATGAAACACACCCTCATGACAATGACGGACGCCTACAAATACGTACGCAGCCGTCGTCCTGTGGTGTCGCCAAATCTAAACTTCATGGGGCAGCTTTTGGAGTTTGAGAGGGACCTCAACTCCGGGGTGACTCCTCGCATCCTGATGCCTAAACTTGATGGTGTCGAGACCCAAGTGTGA
- the esrra gene encoding steroid hormone receptor ERR1 yields the protein MSSRDRRSDVYIKAEPSSPEGGGGGRTSPGGASSDSSQSGGGETRGDGAKRYSPPLYTPALRCHFKDESGDGADEGSTANGAGRCKYALSTLPKRLCLVCGDVASGYHYGVASCEACKAFFKRTIQGNIEYSCPASNECEITKRRRKACQACRFTKCLKVGMLKEGVRLDRVRGGRQKYKRRPEVENATYQSVPLSLTKDNEKGSSNIIVSHLLVAEPEKLFAMPDPLQPDTAQRTLTTLCDLADRELVVIIGWAKHIPGFLSLSLADQMSVLQSVWLEVLVLGVAYRSLGCEDEVVFAEDFVLDEEMSRVAGLTELNAAISQLARRFRALNVDREEFVMLKAIALTNSDSVYIEDMEAVQKLRDLLHQALLDLECQRRPDDPQRAGRLLLTLPLLRQTAGRALTTFYSIKTRGGIPMHKLFLEMLEAMMDSP from the exons ATGTCTTCCAGGGATCGCCGGTCCGACGTCTACATCAAGGCGGAACCGAGCAGTccggaggggggcgggggaggTCGGACCAGTCCCGGCGGGGCCTCCTCCGACTCGTCTCAGAGCGGCGGCGGAGAGACCCGAGGAGACGGTGCCAAACGCTATTCGCCGCCGCTCTACACGCCGGCCTTGCGTTGCCACTTCAAAGACGAGAGCGGCGACGGAGCGGACGAGGGATCCACGGCAAATGGAGCCGGGCGCTGCAAGTATGCGCTGAGCACGTTACCCAAGAGGCTGTGTTTGGTCTGCGGCGATGTGGCGTCGGGCTACCACTACGGCGTGGCTTCGTGCGAGGCCTGCAAAGCGTTCTTCAAGAGAACCATCCAAG GTAACATTGAATACAGCTGTCCTGCATCGAATGAGTGCGAGATCACCAAAAGGCGCAGAAAGGCTTGCCAGGCATGCCGCTTCACCAAGTGTCTTAAAGTGGGCATGCTGAAAGAGG GAGTTCGTCTCGATAGGGTCCGGGGTGGACGGCAGAAGTACAAAAGGCGCCCCGAAGTGGAGAATGCAACATACCAGAGTGTCCCCCTATCGCTGACTAAGGACAACGAAAAGG GTTCCTCAAACATCATCGTGTCCCACCTGTTAGTGGCCGAGCCAGAAAAGTTATTTGCAATGCCGGACCCCCTCCAGCCCGACACAGCCCAGCGCACACTTACCACCCTTTGCGACCTTGCTGACCGCGAGCTGGTGGTCATCATCGGCTGGGCCAAGCACATTCCGG GCTTCTTGTCTCTGTCGCTAGCAGACCAGATGTCTGTGCTACAGTCGGTTTGGCTGGAGGTGCTGGTGCTGGGCGTGGCGTACCGCTCACTTGGCTGCGAAGACGAGGTTGTGTTCGCCGAGGATTTTGTCCTTGACGAGGAAATGTCCCGCGTTGCCGGGCTGACGGAGCTAAATGCGGCAATCAGTCAACTCGCCCGACGTTTCCGCGCCCTAAATGTGGACAGAGAGGAGTTTGTCATGCTCAAAGCCATCGCGCTCACTAACTCAG ACTCTGTTTACATCGAAGATATGGAGGCTGTGCAGAAGCTGCGGGACCTCCTCCACCAGGCCCTGCTGGACCTGGAGTGTCAGCGGCGCCCGGACGACCCCCAGCGAGCCGGTCGCCTCCTTTTAACGCTGCCGCTACTCCGGCAGACCGCCGGTCGGGCTCTGACTACTTTCTACAGCATCAAGACCCGCGGTGGTATCCCCATGCACAAACTATTCTTGGAGATGCTGGAAGCCATGATGGACTCTCCCTAG
- the gng3 gene encoding guanine nucleotide-binding protein G(I)/G(S)/G(O) subunit gamma-3, translated as MKGDTPVNSTMSVGQARKLVEQLKIEASFCRIKVSKAAADLMAYCDAHACDDPLITPVPTSENPFREKKFFCALL; from the exons ATGAAAGGAGACACCCCAGTGAATAGCACCATGAGTGTGGGCCAAGCCAGGAAGCTGGTTGAGCAACTGAAGATCGAGGCTAGTTTCTGCAGGATAAAG GTGTCCAAAGCGGCCGCTGACCTGATGGCGTACTGCGACGCCCACGCTTGCGACGACCCTCTGATCACACCCGTGCCCACTTCGGAGAACCCTTTCAGGGAGAAGAAGTTCTTTTGCGCTCTGCTTTGA
- the LOC119133825 gene encoding potassium channel subfamily K member 4 isoform X2 has translation MSPPTECDVDGLPSGYGSRESILRPGEKKDWKRRRRGRKNSHSSWDPGHNNTEPCREKAAPTFEVSGSAAMRCSTLLAILTGVLLYLVLGAVVFRALETPLEEGKHKKLQGTCQEFLMNFTCVGPDNLQAFIEGVAEAISAGVDPSSNATFVSQWNLASAFFFSGTIVTTIGFGNISPKTEGGQLFCIFYALVGIPFFGILLAGVGDHLGTGLRKTVAKIEKLFLKWRISQTIVRVISAILSILLGCLLFVAVPILVFQRVEGWTLLESAYFVVITLTTVGFGDYVAGDSGLEGSDHWYKPLVWFWILLGLAYFASILSMIGNWLRVLSKKTRAEMEELRAHATDWTQNIQNMDFRISGKIDDPFRRRRRRRRHRARRHGQGTSAPGAPEGEVQNESETDSESYSSYTSSNESESGSESESTQTEPVDNEKQDPLFSQPLDYFGENLAFIDESSDAQSGNLHLDTQLDSKSPHLKRGHTHKRRRHRRPEPRRSPKNDGNKPSGLDVKEHNGTTQPVPSIPLKPQV, from the exons TGTCGCCTCCAACAGAGTGTGATGTAGATGGGCTCCCCAGTGGTTACGGATCCAGGGAATCCATCCTTAGGCCAGGggaaaagaaagactggaAAAGAAGAAGGCGTGGTCGCAAGAACAG CCACAGCAGCTGGGATCCAGGTCATAACAACACAGAGCCTTGCAGAGAAAAAGCTGCGCCCACGTTTGAAGTGAGCGGAAGTGCAGCCATGCGCTGCTCCACCCTGCTTGCCATCCTCACAGGGGTGCTACTCTACTTGGTGCTGGGCGCCGTGGTGTTCAGGGCTTTGGAGACGCCGCTAGAAGAAGGCAAGCATAAGAAGCTGCAGGGGACATGTCAAGAATTCCTGATGAACTTTACCTGTGTTGGACCTGATAACCTGCAAGCTTTCATCGAG GGGGTGGCAGAGGCCATCAGTGCAGGCGTGGATCCGAGTAGTAACGCCACCTTTGTCAGCCAATGGAATTTAGCcagtgccttttttttctctgggaCAATCGTCACGACTATTG GTTTTGGAAACATCTCACCCAAGACAGAAGGTGGTCaactgttttgtattttctacGCCTTGGTTGGAATTCCATTCTTTGGCATCCTTCTCGCTGGGGTCGGAGACCATCTTGGGACCGGGTTGAGGAAAACAGTTGCCAAAATAGAGAAACTCTTCCTG AAATGGCGCATCAGTCAAACCATCGTCCGAGTGATTTCTGCCATCTTGTCCATCCTGCTTGGCTGCCTGCTGTTTGTTGCAGTGCCAATTTTGGTTTTCCAAAGGGTGGAGGGTTGGACCCTGCTGGAATCGGCGTACTTTGTCGTCATCACCTTGACAACGGTGGGATTTGGGGACTATGTGGCAG GGGATTCTGGGCTTGAAGGCAGTGACCACTGGTACAAGCCTTTGGTGTGGTTCTGGATCTTGCTGGGTCTTGCCTACTTTGCATCCATTCTGTCAATGATAGGAAACTGGCTTCGAGTTCTCTCAAAGAAAACCAGAGCTGAG ATGGAGGAACTGCGGGCCCATGCCACTGACTGGACACAAAACATCCAGAATATGGATTTTCGAATCTCGGGCAAAATTGATGACCCCTTCAGACGGCGCCGGAGAAGGCGGCGCCATCGTGCTCGCCGCCACGGTCAAGGAACTTCAGCTCCCGGGGCTCCTGAGGGAGAAGTTCAGAATGAGAGTGAAACGGATTCAGAATCTTACTCCTCTTATACATCCTCCAATGAGTCCGAGTCTGGATCTGAATCGGAAAGCACTCAAACCGAGCCTGTGGACAACGAAAAGCAGGACCCGCTCTTTTCTCAGCCTCTTGACTATTTTGGGGAGAACCTAGCATTCATTGACGAGTCATCTGATGCTCAGAGCGGCAATTTACATTTAGATACTCAATTGGATTCAAAATCACCTCATCTTAAACGTGGCCATACACACAAAAGGAGGCGCCACAGGAGGCCTGAGCCACGGAGAAGCCCCAAAAATGATGGAAACAAACCATCCGGTCTTGACGTGAAGGAGCACAATGGAACCACACAGCCGGTTCCAAGTATACCACTGAAGCCTCAAGTATAA
- the banf1 gene encoding barrier-to-autointegration factor, with amino-acid sequence MSSTSQKHRDFVTEPIGEKPVFALGGIGEVLGKRLEEKGFDKAYVVLGQFLLLKKDEELFREWLKDTCGANSKQQGDCFNCLKEWCDAFL; translated from the exons ATGTCTTCAACATCCCAGAAACATCGTGATTTTGTGACTGAGCCAATAGGAGAAAAACCTGTGTTTGCTCTTGGAGGTATTGGCGAGGTCCTTGGAAAAAGACTGGAGGAGAAAGGTTTTGACAAG GCGTACGTTGTCCTCGGACAGTTTCTCCTGCTAAAGAAAGACGAGGAGCTTTTCCGGGAATGGCTAAAGGACACTTGTGGTGCAAACTCAAAACAACAAGGTGACTGCTTCAACTGCCTTAAAGAATGGTGTGACGCCTTCCTATGA
- the prdx5 gene encoding peroxiredoxin-5, mitochondrial, whose translation MLSVATAVLKRTRVEHFVRSLHSSTLIKMPIKVGDSLPAVQVHEGEPGKKVAMDQLFKGKKGILFAVPGAFTPGCSKTHLPGYVQQAAELKDKGIQELACVSVNDAFVMAAWGKEHGADGKIRMLADPTGEFTKAVDLLLDSDQIMQALGNKRSKRYAMVVEDGVVTKINVEPDGTGLTCSLAPSIVSAL comes from the exons ATGCTTTCCGTTGCTACAGCTGTTCTTAAACGCACCCGTGTGGAACACTTCGTAAGGTCGCTCCACTCTTCTACTTTGATCAAAATGCCGATTAAG GTGGGGGATTCTCTTCCTGCTGTGCAAGTCCACGAGGGTGAGCCAGGAAAAAAGGTGGCAATGGATCAACTCTTTAAGGGGAAGAAAGGCATCCTCTTTGCTGTACCAGGAGCGTTCACCCCTGGTTGCTCCAAG ACTCACCTGCCAGGTTATGTCCAGCAGGCAGCAGAGCTGAAGGATAAAGGCATACAGGAGTTGGCCTGTGTGTCCGTGAATGATGCTTTTGTCATGGCCGCCTGGGGAAAAGAGCATGGAGCAGATGGCAAG ATTCGAATGTTGGCTGATCCTACAGGAGAATTCACAAAG GCTGTGGACTTGTTGCTTGACAGTGATCAGATTATGCAGGCACTTGGAAACAAGAGGTCAAAGAG GTATGCAATGGTGGTAGAAGATGGAGTCGTGACAAAGATCAACGTGGAGCCAGACGGCACAGGGCTAACCTGCAGCCTGGCGCCCAGTATTGTGTCTGCACTCTAA